The nucleotide sequence ACGTGGGCGGTCAGGTGCTGGTGGTGAGCCAGTTTACGCTGCTGGCTGATGCCCGCAAAGGCAACCGCCCCAGCTACGCCGGCGCCGCCCCGCCGCCCATTGCCATTCCGCTCTACGAGCAGTTTGTACGGCAACTGGAGCAGCTGCTGGGCCAGCCCGTGCCCACCGGCGAATTCGGGGCCGACATGCAGGTGGAACTGCTCAACGACGGCCCCGTCACCATCGTGCTGGACTCGCCTGAGAGTAACTGAGCAATGGAGTAATTGAGTAGGCCTATTCCGGCTTGCGCAGAACGTTGAGGGCAGTAGCGCGAACTTTGTAGTTCGCGCCCCCGCGCCGCTGGAATCGTTTGAACGGCGCGGAGACGCGAACTACAAAGTTCGCGCTACTGCCACTACGCAACAGCAGTTACTCCCTTACCCAACCACTCAGCACTCTCTACTCAGTTACTCAACTACTCAGTTACTCTCCCATGACCATCGAAGAAGCCCAGCAAACCGTCGACCACTGGATTCAGACCACCGGCGTCCGGTATTTCAACGAGCTGACCAATATGGCCATGCTCACCGAGGAAGTGGGCGAAGTGGCCCGCATCATTGCCCGGCAGTACGGCGAGCAGTCGTTCAAGGAATCCGACAAGGACAAGGTGTTGGCCGATGAGCTGGCCGACGTGCTGTTCGTGGTTATCTGCCTGGCCAACCAGACCGGCATCAACCTCACCGACGCCCTGCAGCGCAACCTGGCCAAGAAAACCCTCCGCGACGCCGACCGCCACCGCAATAATGAGAAGTTGAATTAAGTGGTGGGGTGATGAGGTGAAAAGCAGAACGTCATTCCGAGCGGAGCGAGGAATCTCGCGTGCTGACGTTGAATTACTACTGCAACATCAGCACGCGAGATTCCTCGGTACACTCGGAATGACGTTCTTACTTCATCCCTTCATTACTCCATCACCCCATCACCTCAAACCAACTCAATCTTCCCCTCCCGAAACAGCGGCACGAGGTTGTACACGTCGGGGCGGACGCAGAACTCCATGTCTTTGTGCAGTTCCAGGCTGTTAAGGCGGCGCACGTGTGATGACTTAAGCAGGTAGCCGGCCACATCTGCTTCGGCGGCTTGCCACAGGTCGAGGGCAGCCAGGGTAGCGTCGGAGGCGGTGGTGTCGAAGGCGTCGGCGAGGCGGGCGGCCAGGGCGCCGCCGAAGAGTGTGTCTTCGAGGCAGAACTGGCCCTTCCAGCCGGCGCAGACCACCACCACATCTTTCTGCTGCTGGCGCACGAAGTCGGCCACGGCCTGCAGGTTGAGGAACGCGCCCACTACTACGGCATCGGCCGTTTGGGCGAGGTGCAGGGCGCGGGTGCCGTTGGTAGTGGTGATGGCCACGGCCCGGCCGCGCACCGGCACCACGCCGTCGAGGTAGCCGAAAGGCGAGTTGCCGAGGTCCACGCCTTCAGCCTGGCGGCCGTCGCGCTCGGCGGCAGTGAGGTAGCCCTCGGCGGCCAGCGCGCGACACTCGGCCAGCTCACTCACCGGCACCAGGTGCGTAACGCCCGACGCCAGCGCCGCCACAATGGAAGAGGTGGCGCGCAGCACGTCGACCACCACCGCCACGCGGCCCTGCAGGTTGAAAAGCGGCAACAGCTCCGGCGAGAAGCAGATATCAATCGTGGGCATAAGGTCAATCAGGAATGCTACAAAAAAGCTGTCATCCTGAGGCGGTAGCCGAAGGACCTTAGTACGCCTGCAATACAGCTGGACTACTCGTCCTGACGCAATAAAGTCCTTCGGCTGCCGCCTCAGGATGACAGTTATTTACTATTCAGCTTACGCTTCTTCCGTGCCGGGCACGAAGGGCAGCTTCACCACCGTGGCCGGCTGGTTTTTGCCCCGGATCTGCACGAACACCTTGCTGCCGGGCTTGCTGAACTCGGTTTGCACGTAGCCCAGGCCAATGCCCTTGCTCAAACTCGGCGACTGGGTGCCGCTGGTCACGTCCCCGATTTTCTCGCCGGCTTCGTTTACCAGCTCGTAGTGGCCGCGCGGGATGCCGGGACCGTCCATCAGGAAGCCTACCAGCTTGCGCGCCACGCCCGCTTCTTTCTGCTGCTTCAGGCTTTCGGCGTTGGTGAAGTCTTTGGTGAACTTTGTTACCCAGCCC is from Hymenobacter yonginensis and encodes:
- the dtd gene encoding D-aminoacyl-tRNA deacylase, which translates into the protein MRTVIQRVRHASVTVEGRITGQIGPGLLVLAGFSPADTATSLDWMARKLTQLRIFSDEEGKMNRSVQDVGGQVLVVSQFTLLADARKGNRPSYAGAAPPPIAIPLYEQFVRQLEQLLGQPVPTGEFGADMQVELLNDGPVTIVLDSPESN
- a CDS encoding nucleotide pyrophosphohydrolase yields the protein MTIEEAQQTVDHWIQTTGVRYFNELTNMAMLTEEVGEVARIIARQYGEQSFKESDKDKVLADELADVLFVVICLANQTGINLTDALQRNLAKKTLRDADRHRNNEKLN
- a CDS encoding 2-phosphosulfolactate phosphatase yields the protein MPTIDICFSPELLPLFNLQGRVAVVVDVLRATSSIVAALASGVTHLVPVSELAECRALAAEGYLTAAERDGRQAEGVDLGNSPFGYLDGVVPVRGRAVAITTTNGTRALHLAQTADAVVVGAFLNLQAVADFVRQQQKDVVVVCAGWKGQFCLEDTLFGGALAARLADAFDTTASDATLAALDLWQAAEADVAGYLLKSSHVRRLNSLELHKDMEFCVRPDVYNLVPLFREGKIELV